The DNA region CAATCTCCACGTGCCTGGTTTGGAAGATTTACAGATGCCATGAAAAGGTATGGGTACAAGCAAAGTAACTCTGATCATaccctttttttgaaaaaaggggaGATTTAATCACTTGCCTAATGATCTATGTGGATGATATGATCGTAACGGGAAGTGATGCTACAGAAATTGAAAAATTGAGAAGGAACCTATTTATAGACTTcgaaatgaaggatttgggaaGACTAAAATATTTCTTAGGAATAAAGGTTCTACGATCTAGTAAAGGAATCTTTATCTCCCAAAGAAAGTACATTTTGGACCTTCTggcagaaacagaaatggtggATTGCAAACCAGTAGATACGCCCATGCAAATTAATCATAAGTTGAAGATAGTAGAAGGTGCCACCTTAGTAGATAAGGAAAGGTACTAGCGACTGGttaaaaatcaaatttacttATCACATACTCAGCCTGACATAGCTTATGCTGTGGGATAGTAAGTCAGTTTATGCATAAGCCACAAGAAGATCATATGGAAGCTGCCATGAGGATAGTTTGAAGAGAGCTCCAGGAAGTGGAATCATTTTCAAAAGGAATGACCATTTGAAGGTTGAGGCATACACTGACGCAGATTGGGCGGGCAACCCAAATGATAGAAGATCAACAGCTGGTTACTTTACACTGGATGGAGGCAACCTAGTAACTTGGAAAAGCAAGAAGCAGAAAGTTGTAGCTCTTTCAAGCGCAGAGGCAGAATTTCGAGGATCGTTAAAGGCATAACTAAAGTATTGTGGTTAAGAAAATTTATGACTGAGATTGGGTTTTCACCACAATTGCCAAGCCAGTTGAAATGTGACAACAAAGCCTCAATCAGCATTTCAGAGAATCCCGTACAACATGATAGAACAAAACGTGTTGAGGTGGATCAACACTATATCAAAGAAAAAATTGAGAATGACATTATTGAGCTTCCATTTATGAGATCAGAAGATCAGTTGACTGATATTCTTACTAAAGCAGTTTCAAGACAAGCCCTTGCTAAAGTTCTAACCAAGCTGAGTATTGGTGATCCCACTACTCACCTTGAGGGGGAgtattagaatatcataattagggaataaaatcaggaaaatatcaaagaggattagaaaaaaatcaatgtaatttattaggatattattccaTAACAAGCGTACTCTTAGCATACTCTTGgtctatatattggtaagaacCTTGTAATCACAGAAgagaaatatgaataaaaataatacttttttaaataattcttcGTTTCTTTCCTAAACTCTTTCTACCATGGTAACAGTAATTAGAATGATACATAGTTAAATTAAGTTATCAGTTAATTATTGATTAGTATGTTTATAGAGTTAGTTGAATATGTAACTGGATTAGATTAGATTAGAATGATACATAGTTAGTAAAATTAAGTTATAAGTTAAATTATTCATTAGTATATTTATAGAGTTAGTTGACAACCTCGTGTAGTTAGCCTACATTTTAATTAGTAAGTTTATGAAATGATTAAGATATAAGacaatttgttaatttaattatgtcttttaaaaatttagttaatttgAAAGAAATTGAGTTcagtttatgttattttattttactagagtATAGTTAGATTGAGCAATAGTTATTGGGGTACGAGCATACGCTTTATAGATTGGATCAAGTTGAGCACTACACTTTTATCACTCTTGTTTATTATAttgtaataaaatttgaatttgtaattttatgtgttgatcctctttttttaaaattttttattttttcatttggtAGGCGCCTCAGATTCTTGTGCACTAGACGGAATTCGATGAGATTCCCGCCTAAGCAGATTAGGCCTATCTCAGGCGAGTCAGGTTTGAGCATGTGGTGTATATGGTGGAGTTCAAGCATGATTGGCCATTAGTGTCAGCGTTAATAGAGAGGTAGAGACTTGAGTCCCACACGTTTCATCTACCGTGCGGGGAGATGATTATAACCCTGCAAGACGTGGCCTACTAGTTGGGATTCAGGATCGATGGGAATCCTTTTAGTGGCTGTATCGGCGGGTGGGAGTAACACCATGATGAATGGTCCATTGATGACTTCTGCCAGCAGCTACTGGGTGCTGTTCCTGACCTTGAGGATAGACTGTCACAGAACAAGTGGACTGTCAAACTCACATGGTTTCACAATACTGTCTGCGAAGAGCTAGAGATGGACGCCATTGAGGAGCGTCTGTTGTAGTACAAGAGAGGGTAGATCATGCAGTTGATCGGGGGTATCTTATACCCGGATGCATCTTACTCAAGCCAAGGCAAGGCCAAACCAGGCCAAAGCTGTGTCACAAGTTGCACCCAAGTACCTAAAAACACATCAACAGTTAGCACATATACATGATGACTTTATATATAACTAAGGACAATGAAATGAATCTTACCGGGAAAGTACATTTGCATAGCGAATAACCAATGAGGAAACTCattgtatgactcctcccaatcgcCGTATATTCTAGCGATTTGTGTGTCACCGTAGTAATTCATCTCTTTTtcctcatcaccatcatcaagaaTTTTTGCTGGTTCATCATCAGCATCGTCTCTGTCATCGGGGTTACCTTCATAGGATCCATCATCGGACCCCTTATAGCAGAACCCTCATGACTTTTAACATTATCTTCCATCATGTCAGCATTTCCAAGTTCAACGTTTGAACCCTTTTGACTACCTTCAAGTGGCATATTTAGATCGACCATCATCCTTCTAATATTTCGTCTAACAGCTCCACTTAAAGGACTGTCATCGACAGTATACGCAGATGATCCTTGTCCAagtatttttatccataataacattacaagaataattttttttaaattatagttcactttgttctaacagtataaattatgcatgacacaaaagatttataaaatcaaattacttttacaaaaaagtcgtaagttgacaaaagtctctggttaagaagaccaagatatctgcagataaaaaattaaataataagatttttagttattatttttatatgaaaaagtctaattttttattaataattaattttaacattcattatctaaaatttaaaataatttaatgtgtatacttttatatttaaaacattttaattgtaaaaaaatatcggatgacatattttgatttgtcaaattattactaatataaaatataaatatattgtagtcattttccataaaaaaataatattaaattagacCAATTCAAGATTTAATTCACTGTttttttagtcaaattaatttgtctggtctaattttgattaaaataacacggtttaatcaattatatatgttaaattttaattattagaaaatatcttaaaaaaaatattttagacgtTTTTATCTGAGTGGCTCCCTAAAAAAAAGAGCGCTCAACAGGTAAAGACACACATTCCATATCACCTTAAACACTATTGATTTTAGCATCGCAATATTTTGTAGGTTACCCACTCAATTTAGTTCTACGCAGACTAAACTTAAGATCTCCAATTTTCATCCTATAAACTCAATTTAAGTACGAACtacaaaacatatatatataaactcaAGAGTTTTTTTTTTGGGCACTACAAAAAAAATACGTTTTAGCGACAAACTTTTAGTGGCAATAACATAATGGCCACTAATTTCTTAATTTAAGTTATGTTTTTGCGGTAATTATATATTTGTCATTATTACTATATATTATAACGGCCATTATTACTATTGCCagaaaatttttatcttttattatttgtaattttaacttttttaaattattatagtgGCCATTATCATTATTGCCACTAGActttattattactttctttttattATCCCTAAATCAAAATTGAAAACGGAGAGAGAGATAGGAAAACTGGAAAAGGAAGAGAATTAGAGAAGGGAGAAGGGACAAAAGTACACCTGAAAGTTCACACGTTGGACATAATTACACTTCAATCATTTAATGAGTCACACATGCACACTATTTATACACTCCGGCGGATACATTTACCTTTCCATCCATCGGCGTGTGGCGTCGTTAAATGATTAAAGTGTAATTGTGTTCAGGGTGTGAACTTTCAGGTGTATTTTTGTCCCTTCTTCCTTAAGAAAAtaaacacgaaaaatattgtgtCCGCCGGAGTGTATAAATGGTGTGCACGCGTGATTCATTAAATTATTGAAGTGTAATCGTGTCCAACGTGTGAACTTTTAGGCGTACTTTTGTCCTTTCTTCCATTAGAGAAGTATTAACACCGGGTTAATTCGCGTACTTTCCTCCACCGCCGGCCACCACCGCTGTAACCGTTGCCATCGCCGACAGCTGCCTCCATCATCCTACTCCTTGGACCTCATTTCCATCCGATCCACCTTTGATCCACATCGCTGTCATCAATTGTTCATCTCAGATTTACATCGCCAAGGTCTTCCAGCCACCGTTGCGACTCTTGTCACAACACCGCATCTCCGCCGCTTACACCGCCGCCATTCTTGCGTGTAGACGCACAAGATCGTCGCTGCCGGTAGGTCTTCTCCGTTTATTTTTTCAATCTAGGTTACAATATTTAGAAGCATGTGATTCTCTCTGTGTATTATTACTTTTGCCCTGTTTGCTTGCTTGATCCTAATGAATCTAGAGGATCAAGTTGAAATCGAAATGTTTCagattctaattttttgtttgctATGTCTTCTCCGTTCTTGCTTGCTTGATCCGCCATTCTTGCTTTCTTGTTCTGTTTATATTTGGATTTCAGATCCTAATTTTAATTGTTTGAAATGCTTTCTGTAGAGTTTCATTAAGATTATGTTTGCATTATTGCTCAGAATATAAACATGTTTCTAATTCTGTGGTTTTTCTAATTCTATGATTTTTAGAATATCATCCCTATACTTGGATGCGGAAGTTCAGAAAATGGATAACAATTCTGAGTTGGTTAAAAATTAGATGGACTGATTCTGAATTAATTTAGAGCTTATTTAAAACTAGAGAACTAGTCCATAATCAATATTGAACTACAGTTTTTCTTTCACTTAAAAGTGTCTACTCCAtcaagaaacaaaaaaagaattGAGTTATCCATAATCAATATCGAAAAATACAAAGATAAACATGAGGATGACTAGAGATATCTTGCTGTTACTACTTTTCTTATTAAATGTGTGGGTTCCAGGTAGAAGAAACACCAATTTGTTACTTGATTCTATTTCAGCTGAACTCTGAGCAGAATTTCAtgggaaaaaaaaaactcaaactcACTTCCATGTTGTACACTTTTCAGGATATCTGTTTGTTTTGTTGATGTTTCCTGTTCAGATGCTACACTTGTGTTACGGGCTCTAGTTTTGCCCTTCCGTCTACCTAACTCTTATCATAATGTTGTTCCATgcattttaattatttgttatgtTTTATCATGGCTCCCTTTCCGTTGGCAAGTTTGATGTTGCTTTGTTAGTTCCCTTACTAGCCCTAGTTTTGTCATTGCAGCATATCCTTTTCCCCATATCTAGGCCTTTTAAAGGTGAGTATTTTCTTGATGTGAGGCTGAAAAATGTTCTGTACCACCTGTTTCATTCCTTTTATTGTGAATCTGGAAGTTTGTTTATTACAATACTCTTTATTAGTTtgtcttttataaaaatatttaggcAGTTGTTTTATAATTAGGTATTATTTTATGGCATGTTTAGTGTGTGACAATGCCAAACTAGAATTAACAAGATTATGGCATTCCTATCTCACATTTCACTCTGCTCACTAGAATAATTTTAGATGTCCTTGTACATCTTTTTGTCAAATATCTAATTAATTTTGCATTGTTCATAATTTGATTGCTATTTGACACTATTAGTGTGAGAAATGGCAATTGAAAATTGGGAACAAAATCTGAGAGGAAATCTGATGAAACTTGTATTCAAATGACATGCCAGATAATTTTGCCACCTTGAAAGAGACAGAATTTGCTGTCAATACTCTCCAAAGAGCCGAACTGCAAAATATTTTAAGCAACAATGGAATTGGAATTGGTAATTTGGTACGGTTCATTGATTTTTGCCTTCATGCAATAAATTATCCATTTCATTCTAATGCTATGTGGTATGAGAATGAAACGTCAAATTATATGATCAATGGTTTCAATTCAGCTAATCTTATAGGATCAATAATTAAGTGGAAAGAGCTTAATCAAACTTATGATATGGCTGAAAAATGCTTAACAACAAACTACTTTGCTTATCCTTTGCTTTGCTTCAGTAGCTTATCCTGATGTAGTGTTTTTAATGTATGAAAGTTGTGCTCTCTAGCATTTTGTTATTATAGCTATCATGTATCATGTAATatgataaatattataattattcttAATAAAGTTTGATTTATCCAAAATGCTACAACTTCTCATTTTATTTGATCACTCTTTCTTCAATCTGTTGTTAAGATCAGTAACATGAAGGTCTCTTAGGAGCATATATAACTATgacaaaacattaattaaaagaatgCAAATCCTTCTCAATGTTCATGCATATGCTATGGCCTCATATGCAGAAACAGAATGAGAAAAGGGGAGGCTTCATTCCCTATAGAACAAAAAATGTAATGTAAAATAGAAAAGCATTTCAAGCTTTGACAATTGTTTCAAAGAGAGAATAGAATAGAAAAACATAGTGACTGATCAggctacataataataataaataaaatattgttCTGGCATTAACTTTTTGTATCTGATAGCTAGTTTTGTGCACACATTTAAAAGCTTATGATACGGTGTTAAAGAAACAATTGAGGCATTTCTTCCTTTGCTTCAGTAGCTTATCCCGATGTCATGTCATGCCATCTTATTCTTGTGTCAAATAGAATTATTACAATTAATAGCAAAACTGCAGAGATGCACACATATAAAGTTTATAGCTTATTCTGTTATTGTTACAATTAATTTGTTACTTTGTCAAGTGTTGATTGATGGATTTTCCTGCATTTTCCTTCATAACCAAGAACGACCTGCATGAATTTTGGGACAAATTACAGATCAGAGCTTTGATTCAAGGCTTCAAACCTTCTTTGACATGTAAGCATTATTCATttcatttattttagtttcatttcATTGTTTTCAACTAGGAAATTTACTAAATCTTTTTGCTTTGTACTCATAAAGGTGCAGGTGCTTATTCTCTTAAATAATAGAAATGGctcagaaaaatatatattttttaatgtggcacaatttatttattttatatactttactatatataattttaaaaaattattgttataattttcATCACATAGTTATTATaagaattataaataatatattaacagtTTATCTAGATAATTTAATAATGTATTCATGCTAATTAatttcttatttatattttatttatagtttACAGTTTGACAGCATGAAGGAGTGGTTTTATTGGCTTTAAGAAAAGGCCAATAAAAGCATTTGGATTGGTGCAACAACCCTTCATGTCATGGCAATGCTTCTTAGGATTTGTCATTGGAATTGGTTTATAACCTAACttaatgtaatataattatagactttatcatttttttgtttagatttgtaacatgatttattattttttaaaataaatttgtgtatcaatattttgagtttaataaaatatcattttatagtAATTAAGTTGTATAtttagccaatgagtaatagctcaaatggcatagtctcctcatactcaattaagagattgcgggtttgagtctcctatctttggtaaaaaaaaattgtatatttatattatgcataataataataattattggcACAAATAATTGAGATTCTAGGAAAAAAAAGATAGTTCGTTACTTCTAAGAAAatgagtataatataactaaaaaatatcttaagaTTTTAGCAATAGTAATGGCAACTAAAAGtaaataatattacaattttaaaattttttttaatggtcATATAAATTGCCGGTAAAATGAGTTTTGGTGGCAATAGTAATAGCTGCTAAAAATGAATAACGTTGTAATTTTGGAATTACTTTTGGTGGCCATATAAATTACCAAGAAAATGGccgctaataattatatactttttgcggCTATTAAAAGGTCTTTACCGATAAATGTTATAATTACCGCTAAAATCTTTTAGCGACAGAGCATAAGACGGTTAATGCCTAATTGTCGGTAAATGTATTAGCGGCTATTTTTATTGTcgctaaaagcaaaataaatgactgctaaaagtaatttttcttgtaataaaataattaatttcctTCGTTTGGCAGATTTATTATGCATTTATGCTATA from Arachis hypogaea cultivar Tifrunner chromosome 10, arahy.Tifrunner.gnm2.J5K5, whole genome shotgun sequence includes:
- the LOC140175759 gene encoding uncharacterized mitochondrial protein AtMg00810-like, translated to MIYVDDMIVTGSDATEIEKLRRNLFIDFEMKDLGRLKYFLGIKVLRSSKGIFISQRKYILDLLAETEMVDCKPVDTPMQINHKLKIVEGATLVDKESCHEDSLKRAPGSGIIFKRNDHLKVEAYTDADWAGNPNDRRSTAGYFTLDGGNLVTWKSKKQKVVALSSAEAEFRGSLKA